One genomic window of Sphingobacterium oryzagri includes the following:
- a CDS encoding GNAT family N-acetyltransferase — MENIIVAVEENVVLGQICCYDGALLQTLRQPILAELEKTQREKISLDLETQPGEIYIDTLAVAETARGRGIAKLLLLYVIDLYVKQQHHTLGLLVDKENPMAKSLYIRMGFQLKMTRTVFGKEMDHLQYSII; from the coding sequence TTGGAAAATATTATCGTGGCTGTGGAAGAGAATGTCGTGCTGGGGCAGATATGCTGCTATGATGGTGCGCTATTGCAAACACTTAGACAACCGATATTAGCGGAGTTAGAAAAAACGCAACGTGAAAAAATCAGCTTAGATTTAGAAACCCAGCCGGGGGAAATTTATATCGATACCCTGGCCGTCGCGGAAACTGCGCGCGGAAGAGGTATCGCCAAACTGTTGTTATTGTATGTTATCGACCTATATGTAAAACAGCAGCACCACACGTTGGGTCTTTTGGTTGATAAAGAAAATCCGATGGCAAAAAGCTTATATATCCGGATGGGATTTCAGCTAAAAATGACAAGAACGGTTTTTGGTAAAGAAATGGATCATTTGCAATACAGTATTATTTAA
- a CDS encoding N-acetylmuramoyl-L-alanine amidase family protein, translating to MTKNLNVKKLSLFVATIFTLTLTTSSTPPPADQEPKAAAQNVRTIVIDAGHGGHDAGARGRQSNEKDIALSVALKLGKKIEDEMPGVKVLFTRKTDVFIPLYERPAVANKNKADLFISIHCNSADADRRVKNSRGRYVNTVVRNPSVRGTETFVCGFNRLGSQDVAIRENASILLEDNYKENYGGFDPKDPSSMIVFQLMKNQYRRESIRLASNMQDEFVRNSRVNRGVQELSLAVLATAGMPSVLTEIGFISSPDEEEYMLSANGQTEIVTNLFNAIKTYKTSVER from the coding sequence ATGACGAAAAATTTAAATGTAAAAAAATTGAGTTTATTTGTTGCAACGATTTTTACGTTAACCCTTACCACATCGTCCACGCCGCCACCGGCAGATCAAGAACCAAAAGCAGCGGCACAAAATGTACGCACAATCGTGATCGATGCCGGACACGGCGGTCATGACGCGGGCGCCCGTGGAAGACAATCGAATGAAAAAGATATCGCCTTGAGCGTTGCGCTCAAACTGGGAAAGAAGATTGAAGATGAAATGCCTGGCGTAAAGGTATTATTTACGCGAAAAACGGATGTATTTATCCCCCTTTACGAACGTCCTGCGGTCGCGAATAAGAACAAAGCAGACCTTTTTATCTCCATACACTGCAACTCTGCCGATGCTGATAGACGCGTAAAAAACAGCCGTGGCCGCTATGTCAATACAGTCGTTCGCAACCCTTCCGTACGTGGAACAGAAACATTTGTATGCGGTTTTAACCGACTGGGAAGTCAAGATGTCGCGATACGAGAAAATGCGTCGATCTTGCTGGAGGATAATTACAAAGAAAACTACGGCGGATTTGACCCTAAAGATCCCTCAAGTATGATCGTTTTTCAGTTGATGAAAAACCAATATCGCCGCGAAAGTATCCGCCTTGCTTCCAACATGCAAGATGAGTTTGTCCGAAATTCACGCGTCAACAGAGGTGTACAGGAACTGTCGCTTGCCGTACTTGCTACCGCTGGCATGCCTTCTGTCCTGACGGAAATTGGCTTTATTAGCAGTCCGGATGAAGAAGAATATATGTTATCTGCCAACGGTCAAACGGAAATTGTAACAAATTTATTTAATGCAATAAAAACGTACAAAACGTCTGTTGAACGGTAA
- a CDS encoding S9 family peptidase: MMKKISILTCAILLSSVTFAQQAPEKRVNRSLITNKLYHLGNERMTPEKLWELGRVSGEGLSADGKMLIYGVSNYSFGENKSEKNLYAVPLKGGEVRQFTSETGGESVVEITKTGDVIYLFKGQLWSKPLHGGEARQLTKIADDLENVKLSPDGKYILFSRPVLVKKYHSVDKYPDLAKSNVYIYDDLDYRHWDSFNDGRFNHPFLASYDEGTIGEPIDLMADEAFYSPQAPFGGADDFAWSPDSKAVLYVCKKKFGKEYAQSTNTDIYRYDIATKLTSNLTEGLMGYDTHPVYSPNGKNLAWLSMKTDGFEADKTDILVFDRASKKRVNLTGAWDGTVNSFIWSKDGRKLFFTAPTKGTVQLFEVEVNFGKAASTVKQLSEGLFDIGDIVGETDGGLVVSSTTLTRAAEIYVYDFKKKSLQAVTKVNDDAFAKIAETKVEGRFTKASDGADLFSWVIYPPNFDPTKKYPTLLFCQGGPQSATTLGYSFRWNFQLMASQGYIVILPNRRGMPGWGVKWNQDISKDWGGQPIRDYLSAIDDLAKESYVDKERIGAVGASYGGYSVFMLAGVHEGRFKSLISHCGLFDMTSWYGTTEELFFANYDLGGPYWDKNNEKTYTEFNPIKHVDKWNTPILIFQGGKDFRVPIGQGLEAFQAAQLKNVKSRLVYLPEENHWVLSGHNAQVWQREFFGWLKETL, translated from the coding sequence ATGATGAAAAAAATTTCTATACTAACCTGTGCAATATTGTTGAGCAGCGTAACTTTTGCCCAACAAGCACCTGAAAAAAGGGTAAACCGATCGTTGATCACAAATAAATTGTATCATTTGGGAAATGAACGCATGACGCCTGAAAAGTTGTGGGAACTGGGGCGGGTTTCTGGTGAAGGCTTATCTGCCGATGGAAAAATGCTAATTTATGGTGTTTCCAATTATAGCTTTGGTGAAAACAAATCAGAGAAAAATCTGTATGCCGTGCCGCTTAAAGGTGGTGAGGTACGCCAATTTACCAGCGAAACGGGAGGCGAATCGGTCGTCGAAATAACCAAAACAGGTGATGTGATCTACCTGTTTAAAGGACAATTGTGGTCAAAGCCGCTACATGGCGGGGAGGCGCGACAGCTCACCAAGATCGCGGACGATTTAGAAAACGTGAAGTTATCGCCCGACGGAAAATATATACTTTTTAGCCGACCTGTGCTGGTAAAAAAATACCATAGCGTTGATAAATATCCTGATCTCGCCAAATCTAATGTGTATATATACGATGATTTGGATTACCGGCACTGGGATAGCTTTAACGACGGGCGTTTTAATCATCCGTTTTTGGCAAGTTACGACGAAGGTACGATTGGTGAGCCGATAGATTTAATGGCCGACGAAGCTTTTTACAGTCCGCAAGCGCCCTTTGGCGGAGCAGATGATTTCGCTTGGTCGCCCGATAGCAAAGCCGTGCTTTACGTTTGTAAGAAAAAATTTGGCAAAGAATATGCACAAAGTACTAATACCGATATCTATCGGTATGATATAGCGACAAAACTGACCAGCAACCTGACGGAAGGCTTGATGGGTTACGATACGCATCCGGTTTATAGTCCTAACGGAAAAAACCTGGCTTGGCTCAGCATGAAAACAGATGGTTTTGAAGCTGATAAAACCGATATATTGGTATTTGATCGTGCCAGCAAGAAACGTGTAAATCTAACCGGTGCTTGGGACGGAACAGTTAATTCTTTTATTTGGAGTAAAGATGGTCGGAAGCTATTTTTTACGGCGCCTACAAAAGGAACCGTGCAGCTTTTCGAAGTAGAGGTCAATTTTGGTAAAGCGGCATCAACGGTAAAGCAACTGAGCGAAGGGCTGTTTGATATCGGTGATATTGTCGGCGAAACTGACGGCGGGTTGGTCGTGTCTTCGACGACATTAACCCGCGCAGCGGAAATTTATGTGTACGATTTTAAGAAAAAGTCGCTTCAAGCGGTGACGAAGGTCAACGATGACGCCTTTGCTAAAATTGCAGAAACGAAGGTCGAAGGTCGTTTTACGAAAGCTTCTGATGGCGCCGATTTATTTTCATGGGTTATCTATCCGCCAAATTTTGATCCAACCAAAAAATATCCGACGTTACTATTTTGCCAAGGTGGTCCGCAGTCAGCGACTACGCTGGGTTATTCGTTTCGCTGGAATTTTCAATTGATGGCATCGCAAGGCTATATCGTTATTCTTCCTAACAGACGCGGCATGCCGGGCTGGGGCGTGAAGTGGAACCAGGATATCAGTAAAGATTGGGGCGGACAGCCTATCCGGGATTATCTTTCTGCTATCGATGATCTTGCAAAAGAATCCTACGTGGATAAAGAACGTATCGGTGCGGTGGGCGCCAGTTACGGCGGTTACTCCGTGTTTATGCTGGCGGGCGTGCACGAAGGTCGTTTTAAGTCATTGATTTCGCATTGTGGCCTGTTTGACATGACCTCTTGGTACGGAACGACAGAGGAATTGTTTTTTGCAAATTATGATCTTGGTGGCCCTTATTGGGATAAGAATAACGAAAAAACGTATACGGAATTTAACCCGATAAAACATGTGGATAAATGGAATACACCGATTTTGATTTTCCAGGGCGGTAAAGATTTTCGGGTGCCTATCGGACAGGGATTGGAGGCTTTTCAAGCCGCACAGTTGAAAAATGTGAAAAGCCGACTAGTCTATTTGCCAGAAGAAAACCACTGGGTGTTATCCGGACATAACGCACAAGTGTGGCAACGGGAGTTCTTTGGCTGGCTGAAGGAAACACTCTAG
- the creD gene encoding cell envelope integrity protein CreD, producing the protein MESSNQNFPPIPPEGQPSFLERLTASVFAKLLVILVLTLFLLIPLAWVQELIDERVARDQEVSREISSKWGGPQIISGPIIGIPYVYQYTTDKKDEKGITNVETHVVSDYVFLAPGKLQVKSQVDPEVRKRGIYQSIVYNAAVDLTGNFGAIDLNKVGLSTADLRWKDAKVFFGITDVKGLKSAPKLTWNGKEFPLQVMNGDVSLFEQNMFAAIDLSDQATAGAFKLKVDIRGSRALTVFPTAEETSVWISGSWANPSFDGGFLPDERKVDDACFSANWRIPSFSRKFPPQWVGAQKQLYSNTDDLTMFPEPYNNTTASSDSQAASTKISTIQDMVQVNFLESVNNYQRTTRVAKYAVLVILLTFASLFFTEIWKKKRVHIIQYVLIGCAMVLFYSLLLALGEHVGFNWSYFIAAVLTTALIATFVYGITKDKKISISFSGILSIFYLFIYFLLQLQDYALLVGTFGILIILALLMRFSLKIDWYQFDKRA; encoded by the coding sequence ATGGAATCATCAAATCAAAATTTCCCGCCAATTCCGCCAGAAGGCCAGCCTTCTTTTTTAGAGCGCTTAACAGCGTCGGTGTTTGCTAAGCTTTTGGTTATTTTAGTGCTTACGCTTTTTTTGCTCATTCCTTTAGCCTGGGTGCAGGAATTGATTGATGAGCGTGTCGCTCGTGATCAGGAGGTGAGCAGGGAGATTAGCTCGAAATGGGGAGGACCGCAGATTATTTCGGGTCCGATTATCGGCATACCCTATGTATATCAGTATACGACCGATAAAAAAGATGAGAAAGGGATCACAAATGTCGAAACACACGTCGTTTCTGATTATGTGTTTCTTGCGCCAGGTAAATTACAGGTCAAGTCGCAGGTCGATCCTGAGGTTCGCAAAAGGGGCATTTACCAAAGTATTGTCTACAATGCTGCCGTCGATCTGACGGGCAACTTTGGCGCGATCGATCTGAATAAAGTTGGTCTTAGCACGGCAGATCTTCGCTGGAAAGATGCCAAAGTTTTTTTTGGTATAACCGATGTTAAAGGACTCAAATCTGCGCCGAAGTTAACATGGAATGGAAAAGAATTTCCGCTGCAGGTTATGAACGGAGATGTTTCGCTCTTTGAACAAAATATGTTTGCGGCCATAGATTTATCCGATCAGGCAACCGCAGGTGCTTTCAAGCTCAAGGTTGATATTCGCGGATCGCGCGCGTTAACCGTTTTTCCAACGGCCGAAGAAACATCGGTATGGATATCGGGTAGTTGGGCTAACCCAAGTTTCGATGGCGGATTTTTACCGGATGAAAGGAAAGTCGATGATGCTTGTTTTTCGGCAAACTGGCGTATTCCAAGCTTCAGTCGGAAATTTCCGCCGCAATGGGTTGGTGCACAAAAACAATTGTATAGCAATACGGATGATTTAACGATGTTTCCAGAGCCATATAATAATACTACAGCGTCGTCAGATAGTCAGGCCGCATCCACAAAAATTTCTACCATACAAGATATGGTACAGGTAAATTTCCTGGAATCGGTTAATAATTACCAGCGCACCACACGCGTGGCGAAGTATGCCGTATTAGTTATTCTATTAACCTTTGCCTCGCTTTTCTTTACGGAAATTTGGAAGAAAAAACGCGTGCATATTATTCAGTATGTGTTGATTGGCTGTGCAATGGTGCTTTTCTATTCGCTGCTGCTGGCATTGGGTGAGCACGTCGGGTTTAATTGGAGTTATTTTATTGCGGCTGTTCTGACGACGGCACTGATTGCCACCTTCGTTTATGGTATCACCAAAGATAAAAAGATCAGTATTTCTTTTAGTGGCATCTTATCCATCTTTTACCTGTTTATCTATTTTCTACTGCAATTGCAGGATTATGCTTTGCTCGTCGGTACGTTTGGTATATTAATTATTTTAGCTTTATTGATGCGGTTTTCGCTAAAAATCGATTGGTATCAATTTGATAAACGCGCGTAA
- a CDS encoding MlaD family protein has protein sequence MKISNETKVGIITVAALALLFIGYNFLKGNDVFSTENEFYTDYDNVDGLTASKPVVVNGYQIGRVSEMELLGNGKIRTHFKIKNQYQIPSNSVARIVSADLLGSKAIVFELGNSTTMAKDGDPLLSDVQANLLEKVEPLQKKVENLVVKLDSVISAVNTALDDEFQRDFKSSLHSISVSLNNMERITSDVEGLMGSEKIRLAKIMQNLESITNNFKNNNAKINNILANLDNLSSDLSKTEIKATIDNANKAMSDIQAITTKINNGEGSIGLLLNDEQLYNNLNSASSEFDGLIKDVKEHPGKYIRLSIFGKKDTK, from the coding sequence TTGAAAATATCTAACGAAACAAAAGTAGGGATCATCACGGTTGCTGCGCTCGCGCTCTTATTTATAGGTTACAATTTTTTAAAGGGAAATGATGTTTTCAGTACTGAAAATGAATTTTACACCGACTATGATAATGTCGACGGACTCACGGCTTCCAAACCGGTAGTCGTAAATGGTTACCAGATAGGACGTGTTTCCGAGATGGAACTTTTGGGTAATGGAAAGATCAGGACACATTTTAAGATCAAAAATCAATACCAAATACCTTCAAACTCTGTTGCTCGGATCGTCAGCGCCGATTTGCTAGGCAGTAAAGCAATTGTTTTTGAGCTCGGAAATAGCACCACGATGGCCAAAGACGGTGATCCGTTATTGTCTGACGTGCAAGCCAATCTGTTGGAGAAGGTAGAACCTTTGCAAAAAAAAGTAGAAAATCTGGTTGTTAAACTCGACTCTGTTATTTCCGCAGTTAATACAGCACTGGATGATGAGTTTCAGCGCGATTTCAAGAGTAGCCTGCACAGTATTTCCGTATCGCTTAACAATATGGAGCGGATAACGAGCGATGTGGAAGGACTGATGGGGTCTGAAAAAATACGTTTGGCGAAAATCATGCAGAATTTGGAGTCGATCACCAATAACTTCAAAAATAACAATGCTAAGATCAATAACATTTTAGCCAACCTGGATAATTTATCCAGCGATCTATCAAAAACCGAGATTAAAGCAACCATCGACAATGCAAATAAAGCGATGTCAGATATTCAGGCGATCACCACCAAGATAAATAATGGCGAAGGCTCGATTGGTTTGCTGTTGAACGACGAGCAGCTATACAACAACCTCAATAGTGCATCATCCGAATTTGATGGTTTAATCAAGGATGTCAAAGAACATCCGGGCAAATATATTCGCTTGAGTATATTCGGAAAGAAAGACACCAAATAG
- a CDS encoding WG repeat-containing protein: MIRSSLFFILLISTFFASGQDKLYLFVTADSASQGLKNQSGEIIIPAVHPYLGRWSAGESIPDSIIDFYGLPKDVTFQYDSIRPAYTANTTFNREGKVLYHAFFFDNGADYIQEGARRFVDIQSGKMGLIHPYGNVLIPAQYDFLSSLNQGYVMAYNGVKRKTEAGGEHWSIVPDETKRYERVVLNRQGKAVAGTSKRAAKDDIQLYGDSLYYPAVYTVYHEEERNLLERLAKDKDVKELFRTDAPALKLAIIERPTKGANHYVVACIGNFGFDYLLVTPTGELYQTDYYQPKQKLATYLQHLREGSR, from the coding sequence ATGATACGATCAAGTCTGTTTTTTATCCTGTTGATAAGCACTTTTTTTGCCAGTGGCCAAGATAAGCTTTACCTCTTTGTAACAGCAGATAGCGCGAGTCAAGGTCTTAAAAACCAATCGGGAGAAATTATCATTCCTGCTGTACATCCATATTTGGGACGTTGGTCTGCCGGCGAATCCATTCCTGATAGTATCATTGATTTCTACGGTCTTCCAAAAGACGTCACGTTTCAATACGATTCCATTCGGCCAGCTTACACGGCCAATACTACCTTCAATCGCGAAGGAAAAGTACTTTACCACGCATTTTTCTTTGATAACGGTGCTGACTATATTCAAGAAGGAGCACGTCGCTTTGTGGATATACAAAGCGGTAAAATGGGATTGATACATCCGTATGGAAACGTGCTTATTCCCGCACAATACGACTTCTTGAGCAGCTTAAATCAAGGTTATGTCATGGCTTACAACGGCGTGAAAAGAAAGACTGAGGCAGGAGGGGAGCACTGGTCTATCGTACCCGACGAGACCAAGCGTTATGAGCGTGTCGTGCTAAATAGGCAAGGAAAGGCGGTCGCCGGCACGTCAAAACGGGCTGCAAAAGATGACATCCAGTTATATGGTGATTCGCTTTATTATCCGGCCGTCTATACTGTTTACCATGAGGAAGAGCGTAACTTGCTCGAACGTTTAGCAAAAGATAAGGACGTGAAAGAACTCTTCCGAACGGATGCTCCTGCCCTTAAGTTGGCTATTATTGAGCGCCCTACGAAAGGTGCAAACCATTATGTCGTAGCCTGTATCGGAAACTTCGGATTCGATTACCTGTTGGTCACGCCAACTGGCGAACTTTATCAAACTGATTACTATCAGCCGAAACAGAAACTCGCCACGTATCTTCAACATTTGCGGGAAGGCAGCCGTTAG
- a CDS encoding trigger factor codes for MNISHQKVDDVNANIQVELTPEDYTPSVDKAIKDQAKKAKLPGFRPGMVPVGHIKRTYGKAILFDEINKLVNDKIAAYIGENKLEVLGQPLPADNDADAVYNWDFKDTFNFTYEIGIAPEFETPFSKETAFTAYDIKADEATLTERVKNLRRSYGKMTNPEVSEDGDVLYATLKQEKEDGIENTASVRTDIIEDAKIKKALVGLKKDDTVKIDVKKAFKVADAARILGINEESFENLDVTKFELTVKNINRLEESDLDQEFFDKLFPAGEVTKEEDFTAKVKEEVENLFKQNSDQKLRNDIYAFGMDNVDVKFPEAFLKKWLKATNPNISAEELEEGFADFLSNLKWTIIENRIVTTNNLEVKYDEVINLAKERIYAQIKMYNINEEPSDEQLNQFAMQLLQDREQANRLFEEAKALKVFDYLKENVTLNAEEISYVDFEKLEK; via the coding sequence ATGAATATTTCACACCAAAAGGTTGACGATGTCAACGCAAACATCCAAGTTGAATTAACACCAGAAGATTATACACCTTCTGTAGATAAAGCCATTAAAGATCAAGCGAAAAAAGCGAAATTACCAGGATTCCGTCCGGGTATGGTTCCGGTAGGACATATCAAGCGTACATACGGAAAAGCTATTTTGTTTGATGAAATCAATAAATTGGTTAACGATAAAATTGCTGCGTACATTGGTGAGAACAAATTGGAAGTTTTGGGTCAGCCCCTTCCTGCAGATAACGATGCTGATGCGGTTTATAACTGGGATTTTAAAGATACGTTCAATTTCACCTATGAAATTGGTATAGCGCCAGAATTTGAAACTCCTTTTTCTAAAGAAACAGCTTTCACGGCATACGATATCAAAGCGGATGAAGCTACCTTGACTGAACGCGTAAAAAACTTACGTCGTAGCTACGGAAAGATGACCAACCCGGAAGTTTCTGAAGATGGCGACGTACTTTATGCAACGCTGAAGCAAGAAAAAGAAGACGGTATTGAGAACACTGCTTCTGTACGTACCGATATCATCGAAGATGCGAAAATCAAGAAAGCTTTGGTTGGCTTGAAGAAAGATGACACGGTGAAAATCGATGTTAAGAAAGCATTTAAAGTTGCTGATGCGGCACGAATTTTAGGCATCAATGAAGAGTCTTTTGAAAATTTAGATGTTACTAAATTTGAATTGACGGTAAAAAACATCAACCGTTTAGAAGAGTCTGACCTTGACCAGGAGTTTTTTGATAAGCTTTTCCCTGCTGGTGAAGTAACTAAAGAAGAGGATTTCACAGCGAAAGTTAAAGAAGAGGTAGAAAATCTTTTCAAGCAAAATTCTGATCAGAAATTACGTAACGACATCTACGCTTTCGGTATGGATAACGTAGACGTAAAATTTCCTGAAGCTTTCTTGAAAAAATGGTTAAAAGCTACAAACCCGAATATCTCGGCAGAAGAGTTGGAAGAAGGTTTTGCAGATTTCTTGTCGAACTTGAAATGGACCATTATTGAAAACCGTATCGTTACGACCAATAACTTAGAAGTGAAATACGACGAGGTTATCAATTTGGCAAAAGAGCGTATCTATGCACAAATCAAGATGTACAACATCAATGAGGAGCCTAGCGACGAGCAATTGAACCAATTTGCAATGCAGTTGCTTCAAGACAGAGAGCAAGCCAATCGTTTATTTGAAGAGGCAAAAGCACTTAAAGTTTTTGATTATTTAAAAGAAAACGTGACGTTGAATGCGGAAGAGATTTCTTACGTAGATTTCGAAAAATTAGAAAAGTAA
- a CDS encoding winged helix-turn-helix domain-containing protein has protein sequence MSVLMANEAYDFSSLKELLEVTDGNLASNLKTLEKEEYLTVEKSFVDRKPNTRYKKTEKGRQAFENHLSALENLIKQQYK, from the coding sequence ATGAGTGTATTGATGGCCAATGAAGCGTATGATTTCAGCTCGTTGAAAGAGCTATTGGAGGTGACCGACGGCAATTTGGCGTCTAATCTAAAGACGTTGGAAAAAGAAGAATATCTTACCGTAGAAAAGAGTTTTGTGGATAGAAAGCCCAATACGCGGTATAAAAAAACAGAAAAAGGACGTCAAGCGTTTGAAAATCACTTGTCAGCACTGGAAAATTTGATAAAACAACAGTACAAATAA